ACATAGCGGCCGAAGCCGCCCTCGCAATGGTGGTTCTTGCCGTGCACGTCGGCGGCGATCGCGCCGCCGACCGAGACGAAGCGCGTGCCGGGCACGACGAAAGGCAGGAAGCCACGCGGACCAAACGTGTCGATCAGATCCGCGAGCTGCACGCCGGCTTCGAGACGGATGCGCCCGGTCGCGGGATCGAACGACCTGACCCGGTCGAACCCGGCCATCCCGATCGTCCTGACCGCGCCGATCGCGGCATCGCCATAGGCGCGGCCGTTGCCCCGCGCCACGGAGCCAGTCACCACGGCTTCGCCCAGCGCCGCGAACGAGCGCGGCCGCAGCATTTCGCTATCGACGACCGGGAAGCGCCCCCAGCCGCTGACGAGGGTCATCGTTCAGCTCCGCCCGCGGGCCACCCCGCTCCGGAAACTGCCTACCGGTCAAAAGCTGATATTGCGTTGAGGCGTATCGGCTAGTTTTTGAGAAGTTAACGTCCCAGCGCCAGCGCGATCAGGCCGAGCGTGCCGACGATGACGCGCCACCAAGCGAACACCACGAAACCGTGGCGGGTGACGTAGCCGAGGAACGCCTTCACCACGATGATCGCGGTGATGAACGACACCACGAAGCCGATCGCGACGATGCCCATGTGGTCCATCGTCATCTCGGAGCGGTTCTTGTAGAAGTCGTAGGCGAATGCGCCGATCATGGTGGGGATGGCGAGGAAGAACGAGAACTCCGCCGCGGCGCGCTTGTCGGCGCCCAGGAACATCGCGGCGACGATGCTGGCGCCGGAGCGCGACACGCCCGGGATCATGGCGACGCACTGCGCGATGCCGATATAGAGGTACATCAGTAGCGGAAATTTGGTTGCGTCATGCTCACGCGGCTTGAGATCGAGCTTGTCGACCCAGAGCAGGATGGCGCCGCCGACGATCAGCGTGAAGCACACGACCCAGGGATTGAACAGCACGCTCTTGATGTATTTGCCGGCGACGAGGCCGACCACGACGGCCGGCAGGAACGCCACCAGCACGCCGATCACGAAACGGCGTGCATAGGCATCGCCCGTGAACAGGCCGATCGCGACATCCCAGAGCTTCCTGAAGTAGAGCCCGACGATCGCGAGGATCGCACCCAGCTGGATCAGAACCGTAAACGAATCCCAGAAGGCGCCTTCGCCGAGGCCGAAGAAGCGCTCCGCGAGCAGCAGGTGGCCGGTCGAGGACACGGGAAGGAACTCGGTCACACCCTCGATGATGCCGAGGATCACTGCCCGTATTGCATCTGACATATTTACGGTCCATTTCGGCTGGAAAAGCGGGGCTCTTCTCGCCTATTCCCCTAAATGCTGCAATCGCAAAATGCGGCGTCTCGCACTTGCTTCGCAGTTTTGAGGAACTAGTGTGGCGCCGCACAAACATTGATGGATTCTTAAGCACCATCAAATAGTCAAAGGCTTCATGTTTACGCTGTTTCATCATCCGTTCTGTCCGCATTCGCGCTTCATCCGCCTGATCGCGGGCGAATACGGGCTCGATCTGAAGCTGATCGAGGAGCGCAGCTGGGAACGGCGCGAGGCATTTCTGCTGCTCAATGCGGCCGGCACGACGCCCGTACTGGTGGACGACGAGCAGCCGCCGATCCCGGGCGCGGCCATCATCGCCGAATATGTCGACGAGGCCTATGGCGCCGGGATGGGACCCAAGCGCCTGATGCCGGAGACGACCTTCGAGCGCGTCGAGGTGCGCCGACTGATGGCCTGGTTCAACGAGAAGTTCTTCGAGGAGGTCTCGCACCCGCTCGTCACCGAGCGCATCTACAAGCGCTTCATGAGCGAGGAGAATGGCGGCGGTCCGCCTTCGGCCGACGTGATGCGCGCGGCCAAGGCCAACGTGCGCTATCATCTGGCCTATATCGGCTGGCTGGCGCAGACGCGCAACTTCCTCGCCGGCGACCGGCTCACCTACGCGGATCTCGCCGCCGCGGCGCATCTTTCGGCGATCGACTATCTGGGCGACGTGCCATGGAGCGAGGACGACGCAGCGAAGGCGTGGTACGCGCGGGTGAAATCCCGCCCGTCGTTCCGTCCACTGCTGAGCGAATGGCTGGCCGGCGTGCCGGCGTCGCGGACCTACGTGGACCTGGATTTCTGAACTCCGACCCGACTGAACTGAAGACGGCGCTCGCGCGCGAGGCGCGGGCGCTCGGCTTCGACTGCATCGGCATCACCGAGCCCGGCACGATCGAAAAGGCCGGCGCGCATTTCCTCGAATTCATCGCCTCGGGCGGCCATGGCGACATGGACTGGCTCGCGAACCAGCCGGAGCGCCGCGTCGATCCGCGCGGGCTGTGGGCCGACGTGCGCAGCGTCATCATGCTCGGCGTCAATTACGGCCCCGATTCCGATCCGCTCGCGATCCTGAACGAGCGCACGCGCGCGGCGATCTCGGTCTATGCGCAGGGCGACGACTACCACGATCTCATCAAGAAACGTCTGAAGGCATTGGCGCGCTGGCTGGTCGCGACCGCGCCGTCCGAAGTGAAGGTGTTCGTCGACACCGCCGCAGTGATGGAGAAGCCGCTCGCGCAGGCCGCACATCTGGGCTGGCAGGGCAAGCACACCAATCTGGTCTCGCGCGAGTTCGGCTCGTGGCTATTCCTCGGCGCGATCTACACCACGCTGGAGCTGCCGCGCGATGTTGCCGAGATCGATCATTGCGGCTCGTGCCGGGCCTGCCTCGACATCTGCCCGACCTCTGCATTTCCCGCGCCGTACCAGCTCGATGCGCGGCGCTGCATCTCCTATCTCACCATCGAGAACAAGGGCCCGATCCCGCACGAGTTTCGTAAAGCGATGGGCAACCGCATCTATGGCTGCGATGATTGCCTCGCGGCGTGTCCCTGGAACAAGTTCGCGCAGGAGGGACGAGAAGCCAAGCTCGCCGCGCGTGATGAATTGCGCGCGCCTGGTCTTGCTGAGCTTTCACGGCTCGATGACGCAGCGTTCCGCGCGCTGTTCACGAAGTCGCCGGTCAAGCGCATCGGCCGCGATCGATTCTTGCGGAATGTGCTGATTGCGATTGGCAACTCCGGCGAGGCGGCGCTGGCGGATGAGGCGCGGCGATTGCTTGACGATGCGAGTCCGCTGGTGCGCGGGGCGGCGGTGTGGGCGCTGGGGCAGTTGGCGTCGCGGGAAGAGCTTGAGGCGCTGAAGGCAGCGGCAATAAGCAACGAGCGCGACGAGAGCGTTCGTGAGGAATGGCGCGCCGCTCTCTGACCCTCATCCTGAGGAGCAGAGACTTGATTTCCCCGCGCATTCCCTCAAGATTCGCGCACCATGACAACAAACATGCCTTTCTTCATCCGCAACGGCGATACTTTCCATCCGACGGAAGTGGCCAATGGCCCGTGGGATCCGAAATCGCTGCACGGGCGCGTCATCATCGGCCTGCTCGGCTTCGCCATCGAGGAGCGCCATTCAGGGCCTGAATTCGTGCCGGCGCGGCTCACCGTCGACATGTTCCGGCTGCCGACCATCGACAAGCCGATCGAGGTAACGACGCGGCTCGTGCGCGACGGCCTGCGCATCCGCGTGGTGGAAGCGGAATTCTTTTCCGGCGGGGTCAGCATGGCGCGCGCCTCGTGCCAGCTGTTGCGCAAGACGCAAAATCCCGACGGCAATGTCTGGTCGCCTCCGAACTGGGACGTGCCGAAACCATCAGACATTCCAAAGCCAACCGATCCGAGGCTCGGCATGAACGGTAAATGGACGACGCGCCCCATTGTCGGCCACATGGGCTCGCTCGGCCCGCGCCGGCTGTGGATGAGCGAGGTGCGCGAGCTCGTCGCCGGCGTGCCGATGACGCCGTTCGTGCATGTCGCTGTTGGTGCCGATTTCGCCAGCCCCTTTGCCAATGCCGGCGACAAGGGGCTCGGCTACATCAACAGCGACGTCACGATCTATCTGCACCGGCTGCCGGTGACGAACTGGATCGGCTTCGACGTGGTGAACCACCATGCGACCGAAGGCGTCGCGATCGGCGAATGCTGGCTCTATGACGAACAGGGCCCGATCGGCACCGCGACGGTCGCCGCACTGGCGCAGCGCAAGCCGATGGCGAAGCCACCGCCGCCGTAACCGTCATTCCGGGGCGTGCGAAGCACGAGCCCGGAATCCATACTCCCGATCGTGGTTATGGATTCCGGGCTCGCGCCAAGTGGCGCGCCCCGGAATGACGGGAGGAGAGAGCTACACCAAATGCCGCTTCATCTCCGGCCGCGCCTTCAGCTCGGCGCCCTGCTTGGCGACGATCTTCGCAATTCTTTCAGGCGCGAACTTCAGATCGACAAACGCCGGTGCGGTGTTGGCGACCTCGTGATAGTTCACGATCTTGCCGTCACGCAGCGTCATGATCGCGACGCCCTCGAACATCGCCCGCGCGCCGTTCGCTTCCGGCAGGGTGGAGCGATAGCTGAAGGTGTAGCGGGCATAGAGCGTGGTGCCGTCGGTGACGGGGTCATGCATGTTCCAGCGGAAATCGGTCGCCGTGCGATAGAACCAGTCGTCGATCATCGCCGCGATCTTCTCGCGGCCGGCGAAGGCGCCGTAAAAGACGTCGTGATAGACGCCGCCCTCGGTGAACAATTCAGCGAAGGCCCGGCCATTGCGCTGCTCGACGGCGTCGCAGAAGGCGCGCAGCATGGCGGTGGTGGTCATTGGCGTTGCCTCCCAACCTCTTGGTCATGCCCCGCGAAAGCGGGGCATCCAGTACGCCGCGGCTTCTCGGCTAGATCACCACGGCCGCGGCGTACTGGATCGTCCGCCTTCGCGGACGATGACACCGGATGTTTGGAGACACTTCACCCGATCTCGGCCACCGCGGCAAGAATGCGCGCGATGTCCTGCGGGCGGGAGAGGCGGTGGTCGCCGTCCTGGATCATGGTCAGCACGACGTCGTCGGCCGGCAGGCGATGCGTCAGCGCGAAGGCGTGCTGCCACGGCACATCGGGATCCTGCGCGCCTTGCAGAATGCGCACGGGACAGCCGAGATCGATGGCGCTGCCGAGCACGAGATGGTTGCGGCCCTCCTCGATCAGGTTCCGCGTGATCGGATAGGGCGAGCCGTCGCCATAGTCCGACGGTCGCAACCAGAAGCCCTTGGTCTCGATCTCCTTCTTCACCGCGGACGAAAAGTTCTTCCACATCAGTTCCTCAGTGAAATCGGGCGCCGGTGCGATCAGCACGAGGCCCGCCAGCGAGGCTTTGCCGGAACGCTTCCTGATCTCGCGCGCGAGCAGCAGCGCCATCCAGCCGCCCATGGAGGAGCCGATCAGGATCTGCGGTCCCTCGCAGAACCGCTCGAACACTGCGACGCTGTCCTCGAGCCAGCTGCCGATGGTTCCATCGGCAAAATTGCCGCTGGATTCACCATGACCGGAATAGTCGAACCGGACCGCGGCACGGCCGTGCTCCCCAGCCCAGGCATCCAGCGCCTGGGCCTTGCCGCCCTGCATGTCCGATTTGAAGCCGCCGAGCCAGACCAGCCCGGGTCCTTGACCGCGCCGGCTGCGCACCGCGATTTTGCGCGCGGATGGACCCTCGCCCACATCGATGAAGTCGAGCATGGCATCAGGAATTGTTTCGGTCATGGAACGTTTACTCTGGCTGTGCGGTTTCAGCAGTTCTAGGCGCGTGCGATTGAGTAACCGCTGCCGGCATTGTCCCTTTGGGACGCTTGCGGAACAGAAGCAAGGTGTCTATGTCGGTCAGCGTGCCGACAGGCGTGGCCCAAATGCCTCGCATTTGAGGGTTTTTCGCCTCTCGCACACGCGACTTGCTTGCCGGCAAACGCTTCTTCCTTCAAAATAGCCGCTTCTTTCACAACTTTGGAGAACCACCCATTCGCCGTCCTAATAAAGCTCCGCCCGCTGCCAGCAAAGACGGGCCGCGCATCAATGATGATATTCGCAATGCGCAGATCCAGCTGATCGATCAGACCGGTGATAATAAAGGCACGGTCGAGACCGTCGTCGCCATCCGGATGGCCCAGGAAGCTGGCATGGATCTGGTCGAGATTTCGCCGAATACCAGCCCTCCCGTCTGCAAGATCATGGACTACGGGAAGTACAAGTATTCCGCTCAGAAGAAAGCCGCGGAAGCCCGCAAGCGGCAGAAGACCGTCGAGATCAAGGAGATCAAGCTCCGCCCGATGATCGACGATCACGATTACGACGTGAAGATGCGCGCGATGCAGCGGTTCTTCGAAGAGGGCGACAAGGTCAAGATCACGCTGCGCTATCGTGGCCGCGAAATGGCGCATCAGGAGATCGGCACCAAGCTTCTGGACAAGATCAAGACCGACGTCGCCGAGCTCGCCAAGGTCGAGCAGGACGCACGGTTCGAAGGTCGCCAGGTCGTCATGGTGCTGGCGCCGCGCTGAGGCGAGCTTTTCAGGGGACTTGAGAATTCAACGGCCCGTCCGGATCTCCGGCGGGCCGTTTTGCTTTGGTCGCGGTACAAGCCACGAATTCGGCTCGAATGCTCGGCCACTACGTCCGCGTCGCCTGCCAGGTGCCGCTGCACTGGTCGCCGGAGATGATGCCTTTCCAAGAGCCTGCGCCGTTCACGCCGGCGAGGCGGCCGCCGCCGCTCGCATGGGACGCGCCGACCGAGACCTCGACCGCGACCGCGCCGGAGCGGTTGATCCGGCCCGAGACCCGGCCGCCGCCGGCGGACGACACCCGGCTGCCTGCCACGGTGAAGGGGACGCTGTAGCCGGAGCTGCAATTGCCCCGGGTGGTGGCGAAGGTGACGTTCCAGATGCCGTCATAGCCGCCGACACGGGCGTCGGCAGTCGACGGCAGCGCCGCAGTGGCGAGCACGGCGAACAGCACCAGATGGCGCGGGCGGGCGAAATTGGTCAGCGACGAAAGAAATTGCGGGAAATGGGCCATTTTGGTCCTGCTCCGAGCGACACGGCTGGGATATGAGGGGTGACAACCTGCAATAGTCGGCGAGCCGGTTCCGGCGGTTCATCGTTGCCAATCGGCCTGTCCTCTGGCATAAGCCCAGCCTTCATCGCCCGGCTGATTTAAGGGCTGCCGTGGCGGTGTTCGTGCGGGTGTCGCGCTTGTTCGCGAAAACCTGAGCACAATCAACGCTCTAACGAGCATTTTTGACGGCCAGCCGCCTTCGCGGGCGGATCTCTGTGGCCATTAGGAGAGCCAAATGCCCAAGCTGAAGACCAAATCGGGCGCTAAAAAGCGCTTCAAGGTGACTGCCACCGGCAAAGTGATGCACGCCCAGCGCGGCAAGCGTCACGGCATGATCAAGCGGACGAAGAAGCAGATCCGTCAGCTCCGCGGCACCCGCGTGCTGTTCAAGACCGACGGCGACAACGTCAAGAAGTACTTCTTGCCGAACGCCTGATCGCGTCCACGATCACTGCCATCCGTGCCGCGCATCCCGCGGCAATCCGATAACCGAAGTCATCTCTGAAGGATTTTGTCATGTCTCGCGTCAAACGCGGTGTGACCGCCCACGCCAAGCACAAGAAAGTCTACAAGGCCGCCAAGGGCTTCTACGGCCGCCGCAAGAACACCATCCGCGCCGCCAAGCCGGCCGTGGAGAAGGCCCAGCAATACGCCTTCCGCGACCGCAAGCGTAAGAAGCGCACCTTCCGCGCGCTCTGGATCCAGCGCATCAACGCCGCCGTCCGTCCGTTCGGCCTGACCTACAGCCGATTTATCGACGGCATGGCCAAGTCCGGGATCACCGTGGACCGCAAGGTGCTGTCGGATCTCGCGATCACCGAGCCCGCCGCGTTCCAGGCGATCGCCGAGAAGGCCAAAGCCGCGCTCGCGGCCTGAGGCTTGCGCTAGCGGGCCTTCTGGCCCGCAGCCTTCAGCGCGCGTTGCGAGTGACGCTGGGCGACCTCCGCCCGGCAAAAAGCTGCGAACGAGAGATACATGGTGCCGGACTTGTTCCGGTACTTGAGGTCGCATGCGCGCATCTCGCGTTTGTAAGCCTGATGCTGCGCCGTGCTGAGGCCGGGCATGAAGTCCGCCTCGCATTTCTTCTCGACGGCGGCGCCGAGCTGGACATCGCCGCTCGCGGTCAATTGGCAATCCTGAAACAGCTTCATCGCGCTCGCGCAGCTCTTCTGGGTGCTGATGGCGTCGGCCACCTCGTCCAGCGTCATGGATTTATCCATGCAGACCATGGCGCGCGCAGGGGTGCCTGCGACCGACAGAACGACGGCCAGAACAGCCAGGCAGGATTTCGAAAGCATCGCAAATGTCTCCTCGTATCCCCGTTGGTGCCGGGCCCCCGCGTGAGGTTCAACCCTGCCGTCCGTCAGCCCGAAATGACCGGCTTTTTGCTTGACGTTACGGCCTTCGGGCGGCGACAACCCAGCCGAATTTTTGCAGCAAGGATTTGACAGTGTCCGACCTCGCAACGCTCGAAACATCCATCCTCGACCAGATCGCCGCAGCCGGCGACGAAGCCGCGCTCGAAGCGGTGCGCGTCGCCGCGCTCGGCAAGAAGGGCTCGATCTCCGCGCTTCTGGCCACGCTCGGCAAGATGTCGCCGGACGAGCGCAAGACGCAGGGCGCCGCGATCAACCAGGCCAAGGACAAGGTCACCGAGGCGCTCACAGCCCGGCGCGACGTCTTGAAGTCGGCCGCGCTCGATGCGCGGCTCGCCTCCGAAACCATCGACGTCACCCTGCCGCTGCGCGATCCGCCGGCCGAGGCCGGCCGCATCCATCCGCTGAGCCAGGTCTGGGACGAGCTCACCACGATCTTCGCCGACATGGGCTTCTCGGTCGCCGAAGGTCCCGATATCGAGACCGACGACTACAACTTCACAAAACTGAATTTTCCGGTCGGCCATCCCGCCCGCGAGATGCACGACACCTTCTTCTTCCATCCGAAGGAGGACGGCTCGCGCATGCTGCTGCGGACCCACACCTCGCCGGTGCAGGTGCGCACCATGCTGACCCAGAAGCCGCCGATCCGCGTGATCTGCCCGGGCCGCACCTATCGCATCGATTCGGATGCGACCCACACGCCGCAATTCCACCAGGTCGAAGGCCTCGTCATCGACAAGCACTCGCATCTCGGCCACCTCAAATGGATCCTGCACGAGTTCTGCAAGGCGTTCTTCGAGGTCGACCACATCAACATGCGCTTCCGCCCGTCGTTCTTCCCGTTCACCGAGCCGTCGCTGGAAGTCGACATCCAGTGCCGCCGCGACAAGGGCGAGATTCGCTTCGGCGAAGGCGAGGACTGGCTCGAGATTCTCGGCTGCGGCATGGTGCATCCGAACGTGCTGCGCGCCTGCGGCATCGATCCCGACGAGTACCAGGGTTTTGCCTGGGGCATGGGCATCGACCGCATCGCCATGCTGAAATACGGCATCGCCGATCTCCGCCAGCTGTTTGACAGCGACGTCCGCTGGCTGTCCCATTACGGCTTCAAGCCGCTCGAAGTGCCAACGCTTGCCGGAGGGCTGAGCTCGTGAAATTCACCCTCTCCTGGCTGAAGGACCATCTCGATACCGACGAGCCCTTGGACAAGCTCGCCGACAAGCTCACCATGATCGGGCTTGAGGTCGAGAACATCGAGGACAAGGCGAAGGCGCTCAAGCCCTTCACCATCGCGAAGGTGATCTCGGCCGAGCAGCATCCGAATGCGGATCGCCTGCGCGTCTGCATGGTCGACACCGGTGACGGTGGCGCGCCCGTGCAGGTCGTGTGCGGCGCGCCGAATGCGCGTGCGGGGCTCGTCAGTGTGTTCTCGCCGCCCGGGACCTACATTCCCGGCAAGGACATCACGCTCGGCGTCGGCACTATCCGAGGCGTCGAGAGCCGCGGCATGCTGTGCTCGGCGGCGGAATTGCAGATCTCCAACGACCATGACGGCATCATGGAATTGCCGGCGGACGCGCCTGTTGGTGCTGGCTACGCCGAATGGGCCGCGCTCGGCGATCCCGTGGTCGAGATCAACCTGACGCCAAACCGGCAGGACTGCACCGGCGTGCACGGCATCGCGCGCGATCTCGCCGCTGCCGATATGGGCAAGTTCAAGGACCCGACGATCAAGCCGATCAAGGGCGAATTTCCGTGCCCGGTTAAGGTGACGGTGGAGGACGCGACGCTCTGCCCGGGCTTCGCGCTGCGCCTCGTGCGCGGAGTCAAGAACGGGCCGTCGCCGGAATGGCTGCAGAAGCGGCTGACCGCGATCGGGCTGCGTCCGATCAACGCGCTGGTCGACATCACCAACTTCATGACCTACGACCGCGCGCGTCCGCTGCACGTGTTCGACGCCAAGAAGGTGAGAGGCAATCTCGTGGTGCGCCGCGCCCGCGACGGCGAGGCGCTGCTGGCGCTCGACGGCCGCACCTACAATCTCGATCCTTCGATTTGCGTGATCGCGGATGAGCACGGCGTCGAATCGCTCGCCGGCATCATGGGCGGCGAAGCCTCGGGCTGCGACGAGAACACGACCGACGTGCTGATCGAATCGGCGCTGTGGAACGAGATCAACATCGCGCAGACCGGCCGCAAGCTCGGCATCAATTCCGATGCGCGCTACCGCTTCGAGCGCGGCGTCGATCCGGCCTTCATGGTGCCCGGTCTGGAGCTTGCGACCAAGCTGGTGATGGAGATGTGTGGCGGCACGCCGTCCGAGAACGTCGTGGTCGGCAAGGCCTTCGGCGACGACCGCGTGATCGATTTCCCGATCACCGAAGTGAAGCGCCTCTCCGGCATCGAGGTGCCGCAGCCGGAGATGAAGCGCATCCTGACCCATCTCGGCTTCATGATGGCGGGTCCCGGCCCGGTGGTGAAGGTCGCGGTGCCGTCCTGGCGCTCCGACGTGCACGGCAAGGCCGATATCGTCGAGGAGATCGTCCGCATCTTCGGCGTCGACAAGGTGCCGATGACGCCGTTCGAGCGCGGCGACGACGCGCGCAAGCCCGTGCTGACCCCGCTGCAGCTCCGCACCCGCCGCGCCCGGCGCGCACTGGCGAGCCGCGGCATCGTCGAAGCTGTGACGTGGTCGTTCATCACCAAGACTGCGGCAAAATTGTTCGGCGGTGGCCAGCGCGAGCTCGAAGTGGCCAACCCGATCGCGTCTGATCTCTCCGACATGCGCCCGACCTTGCTGGCGGGACTCATCTCCGCAGCGCAGGCGAACGCCGATCGCGGTTATGGCGACGTCGCGCTGTTCGAGGTCGGCCAGGTCTTCAAGGGCGATCGCCCGCAGGATCAGTTCATGGCTGCGAGCGGCGTGCGGCGCGGCCTGGCTTCGTCCGAAGGTCTCGGACGGCACTGGACAAGCTCGGCGCAGGCCGATGTGTTCGACGCGAAAGCCGATGCACTGGCGGTGCTGGCGGCGGCCGGCGCGCCGATGCAGGCGCTTCAGATCGTGGCCGGTGGACCGGCCTGGCTGCATCCGGGCCGCTCCGGCACGATCCAGATCGGCCCGCAGAACGTGCTCGGCTATTTCGGCGAGGTGCACCCGCGCGCGCTCGAGGCGCTTGGCGCCGACGGCCCGCTTGTCGTGTTCGAGGTGATCCTCGACCGCATCCCCGAGGCCAAGAAGAAGCCGACCCGCGCCAAGCCGCTGATCGAGCTCTCGGCGTTCCAGCCTGTGTCGCGCGACTTCGCGTTCATCGTCGACCGCGCCGTGAAGGCCGGCGACATCGTGCGCGCGGCGCAGGGCGTCGACAAGAAGCTGATCACCGGTGTCAACGTCTTCGACGTCTATGAGGGCAAGGGCATCGAGGACGGCAAGAAGTCGATCGCAATCGCGGTGACGCTCCAGCCGCGCGAGAAGACGTTGACCGATCAGGAGATCGATGCCGTCGCCGCGAAGATCGTGGCGGAGGTCACGAAGAAGACCGGCGGCACGCTGCGCGCATGATGCTCTGGAATAGCAGGGCATGAGTATCGCCGACTTCCTTCCGAAGGACGTCAGCCTCACCATTGCGATGGCGCTCTGCGCCGTCGCTTTTGTTTCCGGCACCGCTCGCGGCTTCTCCGGCTTCGGCTCGGCGCTGATCTTCATGCCGCTGGCGAGTAGCATCGCCGCGCCGCGGCTTGTCGCAGCGCTGCTGCTCGTGATCGATTTCGTCGCCGCCGCGCCGCTGCTGCCGGATGCGTGGCGGAAGGCGGACCGAAGAGCGACCGCCGTGATCGTGCTGGGCGCGCTGATCGGCGTTCCCGTCGGCACCTATTTCCTCAGCGTGCTCGAACCCGTCACCACGCGCTGGATCATCTCCTGCTTCGTCGCGGCGCTGCTGCTTCTGCTGCTGTCGGGCTGGCGCTATCGCGGCAAGGACCACGCCTGGCTCTCGGTCGGCATCGGTGGCCTCTCCGGCTTCTGCAGCGGCCTGGCGCAAACCGGCGGGCCGCCGATCGTCGGTTACTGGCTCGGGCGCCCGATCGCGCCGATCGTCGCGCGCGCCAACATCGTGCTGTTCTTCGGCGCGTCGGATTTCTTCTCGATGGTGAGCTATGCGACGACGGGATTGATCTCGCGCGAGTCGCTCGTGCTCTCGCTGATCGTTGGCCCGGTCTATGCGCTCGGCGTCGCGTTTGGTGCGTCATTGTTCGGGCGTGCGAGTGAAAAGGTCTTTCGCGGGATCTGCTACGGGCTGATCGCCATGGCGGTGATTTTCGGACTGCCCGCGCTTGACGGGGTTTTGCGTTAGCCACCGCTGTCGTCCCTGCGAACGCAGGGACCCATAACCACAGGAAGCGGTTATGGGGCGAACTGATAACTCCGAATCTTCGTCAAACCTCTCCCTGTGGTTATGGGTCCCGGATCGGCGCTCCGCTTCGCTGCGCTTGTCCGGGACGACAGCGGAGTTCGTTGCGGCTTATTGCCCTATCCTCGCGGCGCCCTGCGCTTCTTCGTCGACTGCGTTGGCACTTCCTGCTCGTCCCTGATCGCGCCGATCTTGCGCAGGGCGGCATCCGCGGCGCGCTCGCCGCTTTCCCAGGCGCCATCGACGGTGCCCCACAGCGTCTCGTGGGTGGCTTCGCCGGCGAGGAACATGCAGCCGACCGGCTCGGCCAGGACCTTGCGCGAGAGCTGGCCGCCGGGCGAGGCCGCCGACATCGCACCCATGACGTAAGGCGAAGCATTCCAGCGCGTCGCGCTGATCTTCTGCACGGCGGACGCGGCCTCGCTGCCGAACAGCTTCGTGACCCATTCCTTCGCGAAGGCGGCCATCGCCTTCTCGCCCTGCTCGGAGAGATCGCGGCCGAACGAGCCGCCGACGTCGATCGAGCACAACGAGGAGCCGCCGATATTGGCGTACAGCAGTGCCGTGCGCGTTGAGTTGCTCTGCTCGATCAGGATGTCGTCGCGCGACAGTCCGAGCGGGTTGCCGGGCAGCTGCAGCACGATGTGATCGTAGCTGCCGAGAGAGAGTTTTGATGCCGCGTCCAGCGTCCGCTTGGGAAGATCGGGCCCGAACTTGATCGCGCCCGAGGTCAGCACGTTGGTCGAGACCGTGATGATGGCCGCGCGCGCGGCGATCTTGCCGCTTTGCGTCTCGACGCTGACGTCGCGATTGCTCCAGACGATCCGGCTCGCCGGCGTCGACAGCGCCACCGGCGCCTGCTCGCCGAGCCTGGTGATGAGCGTGCCGAGGCCCTGCCGGCAGGCGATCGGAGCGTTGCGGTCCTGCGCGCGGGCCTTGTCGATCGCGGACAGCTCCTTCAAATCCTTGCCGGCAAAGCTGGCGCCCAGCATGAATTCGGCCGCACCGGCCCAGTCGCCGAGATCCTTCGGCAGCGCGGATGCGCAGGAGGTATCGAGCTTGCCGCGCGCGGCTTCGTCGATGGCGCGGTTGGCGCGCACCAGCGCCGCCAGAAATTCCTCGGTCTCGCCCGCCCGCGCATTGCGGCGGCCG
The genomic region above belongs to Bradyrhizobium arachidis and contains:
- a CDS encoding flavin monoamine oxidase family protein, which translates into the protein MTITRRGFLSASAAFAAMPVLMPVLRATAAPLPREADIVVIGAGAAGIAAARRIMAANRKVVVVEAASQIGGRCITDATTFDTPFDRGARWMHNPETNPMIRLARAAGLDVVQAPAGQKMRIGRRNARAGETEEFLAALVRANRAIDEAARGKLDTSCASALPKDLGDWAGAAEFMLGASFAGKDLKELSAIDKARAQDRNAPIACRQGLGTLITRLGEQAPVALSTPASRIVWSNRDVSVETQSGKIAARAAIITVSTNVLTSGAIKFGPDLPKRTLDAASKLSLGSYDHIVLQLPGNPLGLSRDDILIEQSNSTRTALLYANIGGSSLCSIDVGGSFGRDLSEQGEKAMAAFAKEWVTKLFGSEAASAVQKISATRWNASPYVMGAMSAASPGGQLSRKVLAEPVGCMFLAGEATHETLWGTVDGAWESGERAADAALRKIGAIRDEQEVPTQSTKKRRAPRG